One segment of Nitrospirota bacterium DNA contains the following:
- a CDS encoding Ppx/GppA family phosphatase codes for MRLAGIDIGTNTLRLLIVEASNRQWNEIYSERQVTRLGEGFFQDRHLSSPAIQRTEKALHSFNQSIRKFRCDEVVAIATSAVREARNQSEFLNLMKIRIPLEIKVISGEEEARLTWLGICQSVSAPTEFRVLIDIGGGSTEWIVADRQKILNKWSLPLGVVFLTEQYLLSDPPLPVEMDDMKVRIQQSLLEVKSSMGRIWERKVPITWIGTAGTLTTLAAMDLELERYSFERINGFILQRKRIEDLFNCLISRKKDERRGMKGLEAGREDIIVTGVLILLEAMSILDFGQVVVSDHGLREGIIIDRLQKLGLSD; via the coding sequence ATGCGCCTGGCGGGAATCGATATCGGGACCAATACGTTGAGACTCCTGATAGTCGAAGCCTCTAACAGGCAATGGAACGAGATTTATTCGGAACGTCAGGTTACCCGCTTGGGTGAAGGTTTTTTTCAAGACCGTCATTTAAGCTCGCCGGCTATTCAAAGAACCGAAAAAGCATTACATTCCTTTAATCAGTCTATCCGAAAATTTCGCTGCGATGAGGTCGTTGCCATTGCGACCAGTGCCGTTCGTGAGGCAAGAAACCAATCCGAATTTCTTAATCTGATGAAAATAAGGATTCCTCTTGAAATAAAGGTGATCTCGGGAGAGGAAGAAGCGAGGCTGACCTGGCTTGGAATCTGCCAGAGCGTGAGCGCCCCTACGGAATTCAGGGTCCTCATCGATATCGGGGGAGGCAGTACCGAGTGGATCGTTGCCGATCGTCAAAAAATCTTAAACAAGTGGAGTCTTCCACTCGGCGTAGTGTTTTTGACTGAACAGTATCTGTTGTCGGATCCTCCTTTGCCGGTTGAGATGGATGATATGAAAGTGAGAATTCAGCAAAGTTTGTTGGAGGTTAAATCGTCCATGGGTAGGATCTGGGAAAGAAAAGTTCCAATCACCTGGATAGGTACGGCCGGAACCTTGACGACGCTTGCCGCGATGGACTTGGAATTGGAAAGGTACTCATTTGAGAGGATCAACGGATTCATTTTGCAGCGGAAAAGGATTGAGGATCTGTTTAACTGCCTCATTTCCAGAAAAAAGGATGAGAGAAGAGGGATGAAGGGTCTGGAGGCGGGAAGAGAGGATATTATCGTCACGGGGGTGCTGATTCTACTGGAAGCGATGTCGATTTTGGACTTTGGTCAGGTGGTGGTGAGCGATCATGGATTGAGAGAAGGGATCATTATCGACCGCCTCCAAAAACTTGGATTATCCGACTGA
- a CDS encoding glycine--tRNA ligase subunit alpha, protein MFFQELTLSLSRFWADQGCVIQQGYDIEAGAGTFHPSTFLKVLGPRPWKSAYAAPTRRPTDGRYGENPNRLQQYYQFQVILKPAPSNVQSLYLESLTSLGIDPLKHDIRFVQDDWESPSIGAWGLGWEVRLDGMEITQFTYFQEIGGIPLDLIPAEITYGTERIAMYLQGVDNVFDLQWTKGVTYRDVHHEGEVQNSRFNFEKANIETLLKVFELYERDAKALTTEGLVIPAYDLCIKCSHLFNLLDARGAISVTERVHYIARIRYLAKRCAEGYLELEKRLAGETPVRK, encoded by the coding sequence TTGTTTTTTCAAGAACTTACGTTGTCCCTCTCTCGCTTCTGGGCAGACCAGGGGTGCGTTATCCAGCAGGGATATGATATTGAGGCTGGGGCCGGCACTTTTCATCCCTCTACGTTTCTAAAGGTCCTCGGGCCCCGTCCCTGGAAATCCGCTTACGCCGCTCCAACTCGCAGACCGACAGATGGCCGGTACGGCGAGAATCCCAACCGTCTTCAACAATACTATCAGTTTCAGGTCATCTTGAAGCCGGCCCCTTCCAACGTGCAAAGCCTTTACCTTGAAAGTTTAACCTCCCTCGGGATTGACCCTCTAAAACATGACATTCGATTTGTTCAGGATGATTGGGAATCACCGAGCATCGGCGCCTGGGGCTTGGGTTGGGAGGTCCGCCTGGACGGGATGGAAATTACCCAGTTTACCTATTTTCAGGAAATTGGAGGTATTCCCCTTGACCTGATCCCCGCTGAAATTACCTATGGGACAGAACGGATTGCGATGTACCTACAAGGAGTAGATAATGTATTTGATCTTCAGTGGACAAAAGGGGTGACTTATCGTGACGTTCATCATGAAGGTGAAGTGCAAAACTCCCGTTTCAATTTTGAAAAGGCGAATATTGAGACACTGTTAAAGGTTTTCGAGCTTTACGAAAGAGATGCCAAAGCGCTGACTACGGAGGGGCTGGTGATACCAGCTTACGACCTCTGTATTAAATGTTCACACCTCTTCAATCTCCTTGATGCAAGGGGGGCCATTAGTGTGACAGAACGGGTCCATTATATTGCCCGGATACGTTATTTGGCCAAACGGTGCGCAGAGGGATACCTCGAGCTTGAAAAACGATTGGCAGGAGAGACTCCAGTCAGAAAATGA
- a CDS encoding DUF5069 domain-containing protein codes for MSLNVKNLDLSKTFPASPREVFGGYVHLARMRDKARAKAAGTLGEYHYPCPLDKALLEFLNLTPEAFIAEAQKETNEELLRWVKEKAARKSPDELKKWNALFLSKKPDSPEKLAYFIDSRNKANPKRTDVETWVDLLDLEEGRLG; via the coding sequence ATGAGCCTTAACGTGAAGAACCTTGATTTGTCAAAAACATTTCCGGCAAGCCCAAGAGAAGTCTTCGGCGGATATGTTCATCTGGCAAGAATGCGCGACAAAGCTCGTGCAAAAGCAGCAGGAACACTGGGGGAATATCACTATCCCTGTCCTCTCGACAAGGCGCTGCTGGAATTCCTTAACCTGACACCAGAGGCTTTCATTGCAGAAGCACAAAAAGAGACCAATGAAGAGCTCCTGCGCTGGGTGAAAGAAAAAGCGGCCCGAAAAAGCCCCGACGAACTTAAGAAGTGGAATGCGCTTTTTCTCAGCAAAAAACCGGACAGTCCGGAAAAACTCGCTTACTTCATCGATTCAAGGAACAAAGCCAATCCAAAGAGAACCGATGTAGAGACCTGGGTTGACCTGCTCGATTTGGAAGAAGGGCGGCTCGGATAA
- the ribD gene encoding bifunctional diaminohydroxyphosphoribosylaminopyrimidine deaminase/5-amino-6-(5-phosphoribosylamino)uracil reductase RibD yields MESDELVMKKVLRLANMGKGRVSPNPLVGAILIRNGIVVGTGFHHGAGTPHAEIHAIDQAGNRASGSILYLNLEPCCHTDKKTPPCTEAILKSGIKKVVVAMRDPNPKVNGKGIRLLRRHGVEIQEGVLKKEAEVLNEIFIRYIKTALPFVALKVAATLDGKIASSTGVSKWITGEKSRQFGHRLRSQYDAILVGKGTVLSDNPELTARLYSGFKKNPVRVIVDEDLVLPLESKVFQYRPGDRVIVATTKTGRKKRVMQLEQKGVKVLRTASKDGLVDLSSLLKKLGKMELSSVLIEGGSGINGSVIREKLVDKVYYLTALKLMGGSDSVSAIGGKSPSSLSGLTLLKRIKMKRLGGDLLIEGYLK; encoded by the coding sequence ATGGAATCGGACGAGCTGGTCATGAAAAAAGTCCTCCGTCTTGCCAACATGGGAAAGGGAAGAGTATCTCCCAATCCGCTGGTGGGAGCCATCCTGATTCGGAACGGCATCGTGGTGGGAACCGGTTTCCATCATGGGGCCGGAACACCCCATGCCGAAATTCATGCAATTGATCAAGCGGGAAACAGGGCAAGTGGAAGTATTCTCTACCTGAATCTTGAGCCCTGTTGCCATACCGATAAAAAAACTCCCCCCTGCACGGAAGCCATATTAAAGAGCGGAATTAAAAAGGTTGTTGTCGCCATGAGAGACCCCAATCCCAAAGTAAATGGTAAGGGCATTCGTCTTCTTAGAAGACACGGTGTTGAGATTCAGGAAGGAGTTTTGAAAAAGGAGGCGGAAGTTTTGAATGAAATTTTTATCCGCTATATCAAAACGGCTCTCCCGTTTGTGGCTTTGAAAGTTGCGGCAACGCTTGACGGAAAGATTGCGAGCAGTACCGGTGTTTCAAAGTGGATCACCGGCGAAAAATCGCGTCAATTCGGACATCGTCTTCGAAGCCAATATGACGCGATTCTGGTTGGAAAAGGAACTGTACTCTCCGATAATCCGGAATTAACTGCCCGCCTGTACTCGGGATTTAAAAAAAACCCGGTTAGAGTCATTGTCGATGAAGATCTGGTTCTCCCTCTTGAATCAAAAGTATTTCAATATCGTCCCGGCGATCGTGTGATTGTCGCGACGACGAAAACAGGAAGAAAGAAAAGGGTGATGCAGTTGGAGCAAAAAGGAGTTAAGGTCCTGAGAACGGCCAGCAAGGATGGGCTTGTCGATCTGTCGTCACTGCTGAAGAAACTCGGAAAAATGGAGTTAAGCTCGGTTCTGATTGAAGGGGGATCGGGAATAAACGGGTCGGTAATTCGGGAAAAACTGGTCGATAAGGTTTATTATCTCACAGCGTTAAAATTGATGGGAGGATCCGATTCCGTTTCCGCGATCGGAGGAAAGTCTCCCTCGAGCCTTTCCGGTCTCACGTTGCTTAAAAGAATAAAAATGAAAAGACTGGGGGGAGATCTCTTGATAGAAGGGTATCTCAAGTAA
- a CDS encoding SRPBCC domain-containing protein, which produces MREIRTEIEITSPPTKVWRILTQFDNWKNWNPIINEASGVASLGSDLSIAMRGNNGKDGPKYMPKITIFEEPKSFRWRAKMMAEFLFTNDKVFELEETGSGTRLIHKELFSGMLVPLFWSKLNQGVPPMLKSMNDSLKRIVEKSSY; this is translated from the coding sequence ATGCGAGAAATTCGGACAGAAATTGAAATAACTTCTCCACCAACAAAGGTGTGGAGGATTCTCACTCAATTTGATAATTGGAAAAATTGGAATCCAATCATCAATGAGGCAAGCGGAGTCGCTTCTCTTGGGTCTGACCTTAGTATTGCTATGCGTGGCAATAATGGTAAAGACGGACCGAAATATATGCCTAAAATTACAATCTTCGAAGAACCAAAGTCCTTTCGTTGGCGTGCTAAAATGATGGCCGAATTTTTATTTACTAATGACAAGGTCTTCGAACTTGAAGAAACTGGTTCTGGCACTCGGTTGATTCACAAAGAATTGTTCAGTGGGATGCTCGTGCCTCTGTTTTGGAGTAAGCTAAATCAAGGCGTTCCGCCAATGCTAAAATCAATGAACGATTCCTTGAAAAGAATTGTTGAGAAGAGCTCATATTAA
- a CDS encoding glycine--tRNA ligase subunit beta, which produces MMKEFLLEIGVEEIPSNLLPIGMKTLENIAGKMFKENRLEFEGMKSYGTPRRLILHVKKLADKQAEVSEEIVGPPKKISYDESGNLTQTGIKFAQGQGVAIKDLKVKVTAKGEYLSAIRKKPVLNSAVLLKSALPELIQSVTFSKSMVWGPSRIRFVRPIRWIVALYGEKTIPFQLGEVKTAPISYGHRFLGPRPVRVKNFLGYERQLRKQYVLIDPEERKACILKNALQLGNRAGGRAEITEEFLDQAVNLTEFPVVFKGDFDESFLELPKEVIMNAMCEHQGYFPLLAAKGGRLLPSFIAVSNIRSPSPKIVQKGNERVLRSRLSDAQFYFESDLKVRLSDRIEGLQKVVYQEKLGTQAERVNRLSNLAGQIAEWVSPRDTEFRQDALRAGLLSKADLITGVVREFPKLQGIIGKEYALRQGEFPAIARALEEQYLPKYAGGPIPESLLGKILSIADKIDAITGSFGAGLAPTGSEDPYGLRRQGAGLIHILLTFDPSPFSLNDLISSSIAQFHNQNKLAVEVQKPVREFLKQRYEFILESRGYRSDIIQAVTSIEFQDLTDEQKRIAALAKFSRNPKFIALSIAFKRLNNIIPKEYTAEPLVPARLVVEEEKQLHEAIQQKTERINDFLKKHQYESILELFSEIREPLDRFFTAVMVNDPDPAIRKNRLALVNESLTFLKSFADFSRIMTES; this is translated from the coding sequence ATGATGAAAGAGTTTTTACTTGAGATTGGAGTCGAAGAGATTCCTTCAAATCTCCTTCCGATTGGGATGAAGACGCTGGAGAATATTGCCGGAAAAATGTTCAAGGAGAACAGGCTTGAATTTGAGGGGATGAAGAGTTACGGTACCCCTCGCCGTCTGATACTCCATGTCAAGAAACTTGCGGACAAACAAGCCGAAGTTTCGGAAGAGATCGTGGGTCCCCCAAAGAAGATCAGTTATGACGAATCGGGCAACCTGACCCAGACCGGAATAAAATTTGCCCAGGGTCAGGGAGTCGCGATCAAAGATCTCAAGGTGAAAGTGACCGCGAAAGGTGAATATCTCTCGGCAATTCGCAAAAAGCCGGTACTGAATTCCGCGGTTCTTCTGAAAAGTGCGTTGCCGGAACTGATTCAATCCGTGACCTTCTCCAAGTCGATGGTCTGGGGCCCATCCAGAATCCGGTTTGTCCGGCCCATCCGATGGATTGTCGCCCTTTATGGCGAAAAAACGATTCCATTTCAGCTGGGTGAAGTGAAAACTGCCCCGATTTCTTATGGCCATCGCTTCCTGGGACCCCGGCCGGTCCGGGTCAAGAATTTTTTAGGTTATGAAAGACAGCTTCGGAAGCAGTATGTCCTGATCGATCCCGAAGAGAGGAAAGCGTGCATTCTGAAAAACGCTCTTCAGCTAGGCAATAGAGCCGGTGGAAGAGCCGAAATCACCGAAGAGTTTTTGGACCAGGCAGTCAATCTGACAGAATTTCCGGTTGTCTTTAAGGGAGATTTCGACGAGAGTTTCCTCGAGCTTCCCAAAGAAGTCATTATGAACGCCATGTGCGAACATCAGGGTTATTTCCCGCTCCTCGCGGCAAAAGGTGGCCGGCTTCTTCCCTCTTTTATTGCAGTAAGCAACATTCGGTCTCCTTCCCCTAAGATCGTTCAGAAAGGGAATGAAAGGGTTTTACGGTCCAGACTTTCGGATGCCCAGTTTTATTTCGAGTCCGATCTTAAAGTACGGCTTTCTGACCGGATAGAAGGGTTACAAAAAGTTGTTTATCAGGAGAAACTGGGAACTCAGGCGGAAAGGGTGAACCGTCTTTCAAATCTTGCGGGCCAGATAGCAGAATGGGTCTCTCCACGCGACACCGAATTTCGACAGGACGCCCTCAGGGCTGGATTGCTTTCAAAAGCGGATTTGATTACAGGGGTCGTTCGGGAATTTCCAAAACTTCAGGGGATCATCGGAAAAGAATATGCGCTTCGGCAGGGAGAGTTTCCCGCGATTGCTCGGGCACTTGAGGAGCAGTATCTTCCAAAATATGCCGGAGGTCCCATTCCCGAAAGTCTGCTTGGGAAGATTCTTTCTATAGCCGACAAGATTGATGCCATCACAGGGTCATTTGGGGCCGGCCTGGCTCCCACCGGTTCGGAAGATCCTTATGGACTGCGCAGGCAGGGTGCGGGATTAATCCATATCCTGTTGACTTTTGATCCTTCTCCCTTTTCTCTGAATGATTTAATTTCAAGTTCCATTGCGCAGTTTCATAATCAGAACAAGCTGGCGGTCGAAGTTCAAAAACCGGTAAGGGAATTTCTAAAACAGAGATATGAATTTATACTTGAATCGAGGGGATACCGTTCTGATATCATACAGGCAGTGACATCGATTGAATTTCAGGATCTGACCGATGAGCAAAAGAGAATCGCCGCGCTTGCAAAATTTAGTCGGAATCCAAAATTCATTGCGCTTTCTATCGCCTTTAAAAGATTGAATAATATTATTCCGAAGGAATATACGGCCGAACCACTTGTGCCAGCACGATTGGTCGTGGAAGAGGAAAAGCAGTTGCATGAGGCCATCCAGCAAAAAACAGAACGAATCAACGATTTCTTAAAGAAACATCAATATGAATCCATTTTGGAGCTTTTTTCAGAGATTAGGGAGCCATTGGACCGTTTTTTTACGGCTGTAATGGTCAATGACCCTGATCCCGCGATCAGAAAAAATCGCCTGGCACTTGTCAATGAGAGTCTGACCTTTTTAAAATCATTCGCGGATTTTTCAAGAATCATGACGGAAAGTTAA
- a CDS encoding TfoX/Sxy family protein: MAYDEKLVSRLRSELGQRKGISEKKMFGGLTFMVDGKMCLGVLNDDLMARIDPEVYEASLRKNGCRGMTFTGRPMKGFVFISPEGTGNKKDLNYWIDLAFDFNKRAKKSKKK; this comes from the coding sequence ATGGCATATGATGAAAAATTAGTCAGTCGATTGAGATCTGAACTCGGCCAGCGAAAGGGAATTTCCGAAAAAAAGATGTTCGGCGGTCTAACTTTCATGGTCGACGGCAAGATGTGCCTTGGCGTTTTGAATGATGATCTAATGGCACGTATTGATCCTGAAGTTTACGAAGCGTCTTTGCGAAAAAATGGTTGCCGCGGAATGACATTTACGGGAAGACCAATGAAAGGTTTTGTTTTTATCAGCCCTGAGGGCACCGGAAATAAAAAAGACTTAAACTATTGGATTGATCTTGCGTTTGATTTCAATAAAAGAGCAAAGAAGTCTAAAAAGAAATAA
- a CDS encoding pyruvate, phosphate dikinase: protein MAKSKNKKKYVYFFGEGKAEGKGNMKDLLGGKGAGLAEMTHLGIRVPPGFTVSTEACIAYFGNRAKHPDGMWDEVLANLKRLEKVMGMKFGDPKDPLLISVRSGAKASMPGMMDTVLNLGLNQETLQGLISKNGNERFGYDTYRRFITMFASVVMNVKRDLFEKILEEKKHAVGVQLDTDLHVGALKELVGEFKGLVKSESGRPFPDNPMDQLKMAINAVFESWYGNRAVTYRKLNNIPDTWGTAVNIVAMVFGNLGETSGTGVAFTRDPSSGERKFFGEFLFNAQGEDVVAGIRTPLPISALSEKLPRAYKDLVAIYKKLEKYYKDMCDIEFTVQDGKLYMLQTRVGKRTAAAAIKMAVDMTREKLIDQRAAIMRVDPSQLDQLLHPTIDSSASIQVIARGLPASPGAAVGKITFTAEDAERHAEVGEKVILVRTETSPEDIGGMHAAQGILTARGGMTSHAAVVARGMGKCCIVGCSSLNVSETSKTVQVGTLILKEGDSITLNGSTGDVILGEAPLIRPQLSKEFKTLMGWVDKTRRLKIRTNADTPHDAKMAREFGAEGIGLCRTEHMFFNDERIKVVREMILSDQLEGRKKALDKLLPFQKEDFIGIFKEMNGLAVTIRLLDPPLHEFLPHTEAELRELSIEMATSFEKLVQINRNLHEFNPMLGHRGCRLGISYPEIYEMQVQAIFEAVCELKRDGYKVIPEIMIPLVGLVREFELMKELVDRVSQKVMASYKVKVSYRVGTMIELPRAVLVADQIAKTAEFFSFGTNDLTQTTFGLSRDDAGKFLPDYLEKKILSIDPFVSIDQEGVGSLVRMGVEKGRSSRKDLKTGICGEHGGEPASVEFCHQIGLDYVSCSPYRVPIARLAAARAAIKYPKK, encoded by the coding sequence ATGGCAAAGTCAAAAAATAAAAAAAAGTATGTCTATTTCTTTGGTGAAGGCAAGGCGGAAGGAAAAGGAAACATGAAAGATCTCCTAGGAGGAAAGGGAGCGGGTCTTGCTGAAATGACCCATCTCGGAATCCGCGTTCCTCCCGGCTTTACGGTTTCGACTGAGGCCTGTATTGCCTACTTCGGGAATCGCGCAAAACATCCGGATGGCATGTGGGATGAGGTTTTAGCGAACTTGAAGCGTCTTGAAAAGGTCATGGGAATGAAATTTGGAGATCCCAAGGATCCCCTGCTGATTTCAGTCCGTTCCGGGGCAAAAGCGTCGATGCCCGGGATGATGGACACCGTTTTAAACCTGGGATTGAATCAAGAGACCCTTCAGGGACTTATATCGAAGAATGGAAATGAAAGATTCGGCTATGACACCTATCGGCGATTTATTACCATGTTTGCAAGTGTCGTCATGAACGTCAAAAGGGATCTTTTTGAAAAGATACTCGAAGAAAAAAAACACGCTGTTGGCGTCCAATTGGATACCGATTTGCATGTTGGGGCTTTAAAGGAGCTTGTTGGTGAATTTAAAGGTCTGGTTAAGTCGGAATCGGGCCGTCCTTTTCCTGACAACCCGATGGATCAGCTCAAGATGGCAATTAATGCCGTCTTTGAATCCTGGTACGGAAATAGAGCTGTAACCTATCGAAAGCTGAATAATATTCCTGATACGTGGGGCACCGCAGTGAATATTGTTGCAATGGTTTTCGGAAATTTGGGAGAGACCAGCGGAACCGGAGTCGCTTTTACGCGTGACCCCAGTTCCGGGGAAAGAAAGTTTTTCGGAGAATTTTTGTTTAACGCGCAGGGAGAGGATGTTGTTGCGGGTATCCGGACCCCACTGCCGATTTCCGCACTTTCAGAAAAACTTCCACGGGCCTACAAAGACCTGGTGGCCATCTACAAAAAACTTGAAAAGTATTATAAAGATATGTGCGACATCGAATTTACCGTGCAAGACGGGAAACTCTATATGTTGCAGACGCGAGTCGGAAAAAGGACCGCCGCTGCAGCCATCAAGATGGCGGTAGATATGACGCGGGAAAAGTTAATCGACCAGAGAGCAGCCATCATGCGGGTGGATCCTTCTCAACTCGATCAGCTTCTTCATCCGACCATTGATAGTTCTGCCAGTATTCAGGTGATTGCCCGCGGATTACCCGCCTCGCCCGGAGCGGCGGTGGGGAAAATTACTTTTACGGCAGAAGATGCTGAAAGGCATGCTGAGGTCGGTGAGAAAGTGATCCTGGTAAGGACCGAAACTTCTCCCGAGGATATCGGAGGAATGCATGCCGCCCAGGGCATCTTGACCGCTCGAGGGGGTATGACCTCCCATGCCGCGGTTGTTGCGAGAGGGATGGGAAAATGCTGTATTGTCGGTTGTTCATCGCTTAATGTCAGCGAAACGTCCAAAACGGTTCAGGTCGGCACTCTGATCTTGAAAGAGGGAGATTCGATTACCCTGAACGGATCGACAGGCGACGTGATCCTGGGAGAAGCCCCTCTGATTCGTCCTCAATTAAGCAAAGAATTCAAGACGCTGATGGGATGGGTCGATAAAACCCGGCGATTAAAAATCCGAACTAATGCAGATACCCCTCATGACGCGAAGATGGCAAGAGAATTCGGCGCCGAAGGCATCGGTTTGTGCCGGACAGAGCATATGTTTTTTAATGATGAGCGGATCAAGGTGGTACGGGAAATGATTCTTTCCGACCAGCTCGAAGGAAGAAAAAAGGCTCTGGACAAGCTTCTTCCCTTCCAGAAAGAGGATTTCATCGGGATCTTCAAGGAAATGAACGGATTGGCGGTAACCATTCGTCTGTTGGATCCCCCATTGCATGAATTTCTGCCTCATACCGAGGCTGAACTAAGGGAACTTTCCATCGAGATGGCGACTTCTTTTGAAAAGCTAGTGCAGATAAACAGAAATCTTCATGAATTTAATCCGATGCTCGGGCACCGGGGGTGCCGCCTCGGCATTTCCTACCCTGAAATTTATGAAATGCAGGTTCAGGCCATATTTGAAGCAGTATGCGAACTGAAAAGAGATGGATACAAAGTCATCCCGGAAATTATGATTCCGCTTGTTGGCCTCGTCCGGGAATTTGAGCTGATGAAAGAACTGGTGGATCGGGTCAGTCAAAAAGTAATGGCGTCTTATAAGGTCAAAGTCAGCTATCGGGTGGGCACGATGATTGAGCTGCCAAGGGCGGTTCTTGTTGCCGATCAAATTGCAAAAACCGCAGAATTTTTTTCATTCGGAACCAACGATTTAACCCAGACAACCTTTGGTTTATCAAGAGACGACGCAGGAAAATTCCTGCCTGATTATCTCGAGAAAAAGATTCTTTCTATTGACCCTTTCGTATCGATCGACCAGGAAGGGGTGGGATCTCTCGTCCGGATGGGCGTTGAAAAAGGAAGGTCATCCCGAAAAGATCTGAAAACCGGAATCTGCGGCGAGCATGGCGGGGAACCGGCATCAGTGGAATTCTGTCATCAAATCGGACTCGATTATGTAAGCTGTTCTCCCTACCGGGTCCCCATAGCCCGGCTCGCAGCGGCCAGAGCTGCGATTAAATACCCTAAGAAATAG
- a CDS encoding riboflavin synthase, translated as MFSGLIAGTGIVKGMAKSGRSARLTIEGRGVLKKLSSGESVSVNGACLTVAALSKSRFTADISNETLARTTLGDLRAGDPVNLEQSARFSDRIGGHLVSGHIDGIGRIRKIEQIENAFLYQIDLPKSLLKYCIEKGSIAVEGISLTINQVKEKGILLMVIPHTMELTNLGEKKAGDRVNIENDLVGKYIERFLQYK; from the coding sequence ATGTTTTCAGGATTGATTGCTGGAACGGGTATCGTCAAGGGGATGGCAAAATCCGGCCGATCAGCCCGATTGACCATTGAAGGCCGGGGTGTATTGAAAAAACTTTCTTCCGGAGAGAGCGTTTCGGTCAATGGGGCCTGTTTGACTGTCGCAGCGCTTTCCAAATCGAGATTCACAGCCGATATTTCAAATGAAACACTCGCGAGGACGACGCTCGGAGATCTTCGCGCCGGCGACCCGGTCAATCTGGAACAGTCGGCGCGATTTTCCGACAGGATTGGAGGTCACCTTGTTTCCGGCCACATCGACGGCATCGGGAGAATCAGGAAGATTGAGCAGATTGAGAATGCTTTTCTTTACCAGATTGACCTTCCTAAATCACTTCTAAAATATTGTATCGAAAAAGGTTCAATTGCCGTCGAAGGGATCAGCCTGACAATCAATCAGGTAAAAGAAAAAGGGATTTTACTTATGGTGATACCTCATACCATGGAACTAACAAATTTAGGCGAGAAAAAAGCAGGGGACCGGGTCAATATCGAAAATGACCTGGTTGGTAAATATATCGAGCGGTTTCTCCAGTATAAATAG